The following coding sequences are from one Perognathus longimembris pacificus isolate PPM17 chromosome 13, ASM2315922v1, whole genome shotgun sequence window:
- the LOC125361574 gene encoding olfactory receptor 478-like — MDFLLEGNHTAVTEFILLGLTQDPDLRVILFIVILGIYLVTVLGNLCTILLIRVSTQLHHPMYFFLCHLAFADLGYSSSVTPNMLVNFLVEKNTISYLGCAIQLGSVVFFGSSECFLLAAMAYDRFMAICNPLLYSTKMSSQVCVLLVSIAYMGGFLNTWSFTLCFYSLFFCGRNGINHFFCDFAPLVELSCSDVSVSAIVPSFTAGSIIVVTVIVIAVSYIYILITILKMRSTEGRQKAFSTCTSHLTAVTLFYGTITFIYVMPKSSYSTDQNKVISVFYMVVIPMLNPLIYSLRNHEIKGALKRELGRKIFS; from the coding sequence ATGGATTTCCTACTGGAGGGGAACCACACTGCAGTGACAGAGTTCATTTTATTGGGCTTAACACAGGATCCAGACCTTCGAGTCATCCTCTTCATCGTCATCCTGGGCATCTACCTGGTGACTGTATTGGGAAATCTCTGCACAATCCTTCTCATCAGAGTCTCCACTCAGCTCCACCaccccatgtactttttcctctgCCATTTGGCTTTTGCTGACTTAGGCTATTCATCTTCTGTCACACCCAACATGTTGGTCAACTTTTTAGTGGAGAAAAATACAATCTCCTATCTTGGATGTGCCATCCAGCTTGGTTCAGTTGTTTTCTTTGGATCATCTGAATGTTTCCTTCTGGCTGCCATGGCCTATGATCGCTTCATGGCCATCTGTAACCCACTGCTCTATTCAACCAAAATGTCCTCCCAAGTCTGTGTCCTGTTAGTATCAATTGCTTATATGGGTGGCTTTCTCAACACTTGGTCTTTTACCTTATGCTTCTATTCTTTGTTCTTCTGTGGACGAAATGGGATCAATCACTTCTTCTGTGATTTTGCTCCTTTAGTGGAGCTCTCCTGTTCTGATGTTAGTGTATCAGCCATTGTTCCCTCATTTACTGCTGGCTCCATCATTGTGGTTACAGTGATTGTCATAGCCGTCTCCTACATCTACATCCTCATCACTATCCTGAAGATGCGCTCCACTGAGGGCCGTCagaaggccttctccacctgcacctcccacCTCACTGCAGTCACTCTGTTTTATGGGACCATTACATTCATTTATGTGATGCCCAAGTCCAGTTACTCCACTGACCAGAACAAGGTGATATCTGTGTTCTACATGGTGGTCATCCCCATGTTGAACCCCCTCATCTATAGCCTCAGGAATCATGAGATTAAAGGGGCTTTGAAAAGAGAGCTTGgtaggaaaatattttcttag
- the Ovch2 gene encoding ovochymase-2, producing MSVSRNQLILLLGFVFFEQDRSATLSLPKAPNCGRSLDKTQPWNYYNLFSRIVGGSQAEKGSYPWQVSLKQRHKHICGGTIISPQWVVTAAHCIAHRNSLSTLNVTAGEYDLSQADPGEQTLAIASAIIHPQFSTRKPMDYDIALLKVAGTFQFGQFVGPMCLPEPGEKFKAGFTCTTTGWGRLTEGGSLAQVLHEVNLTILPQKACAAALLTLQRPLAGHTFLCTGSPDGGRDACQGDSGGSLMCRNKKGTWTLAGVTSWGLGCGRNWRANGQKKKQGSPGIFTDLSKVLPWVYEHV from the exons ATGTCTGTAAGCAGGAACCAGCTGATCTTACtactagggtttgttttttttgaacAAGACAGATCTGCAACCCTTTCTCTCCCCAAAG CTCCTAATTGTGGGCGGAGTCTGGATAAAACACAGCCTTGGAATTACTATAACCTTTTTAGTCGCATTGTTGGAGGAAGCCAAGCAGAGAAGGGTTCTTATCCCTGGCAG GTATCCCTGAAACAAAGGCACAAACACATCTGTGGTGGAACCATCATCTCTCCACAGTGGGTGGTCACAGCCGCTCACTGCATTGCACACAG AAATAGCCTATCGACTCTCAATGTGACTGCGGGAGAATACGACTTGAGTCAGGCAGATCCGGGAGAGCAAACCCTCGCCATTGCAAGCGCCATCATCCACCCACAGTTCTCCACCAGGAAACCCATGGACTACGATATCGCTCTTTTGAAAGTGGCCGGAACCTTCCAATTTG GTCAGTTTGTGGGACCCATGTGTCTTCCAGAGCCAGGGGAGAAGTTTAAGGCTGGATTTACTTGTACCACTACCGGCTGGGGCCGCCTGACAGAAG GTGGCAGCCTCGCACAAGTCTTGCACGAGGTAAACCTGACCATCTTGCCCCAGAAGGCGTGCGCCGCAGCGCTGCTGACCCTGCAGAGGCCCCTCGCCGGCCACACCTTCCTCTGCACCGGCTCCCCCGATGGAGGGCGCGACGCCTGCCAG GGAGACTCAGGAGGCTCCCTCATGTGTCGCAATAAGAAAGGAACCTGGACCCTGGCCGGTGTGACTTCCTGGGGTTTGGGGTGTGGCCGAAACTGGAGAGCTAATGGGCAGAAAAAGAAGCAGGGGTCCCCAGGGATCTTCACCGACCTCAGTAAAGTGCTCCCCTGGGTGTATGAACACGTGTGA
- the LOC125361579 gene encoding olfactory receptor 478-like, giving the protein MDSLVEGNHTAVTEFILLGLTQDPVLRVILFIIILGIYLVTVLGNLCTILLIRVSTQLHHPMYFFLSHLAFADLGFSSSVTPNMLINFLVERNRISYLGCGTQLGSVVFFGSTECFILAAMAYDRFVAICNPLLYSTQMSTRVCVQLLVVSYTGGFLNSCSFTACFYSLLFCGPSGVNHFFCDFAPLVELSCSDVSVPAVIPSLSSGFVIVSTVIVIAISYIYILITILKMRSTEGRHKAFSTCTSHLTAVTLYYGTITFIYVMPKSSFSTDQNKVISVLYTVVIPMLNPLIYSLRNNEMKGALKRELGRKICS; this is encoded by the coding sequence ATGGATTCCCTGGTGGAGGGGAACCACACTGCAGTGACAGAGTTCATTTTATTGGGCTTAACACAGGATCCAGTCCTTCGAGTCATCCTCTTCATCATCATCCTGGGCATCTACCTGGTGACTGTATTGGGAAATCTCTGCACCATCCTTCTCATCAGAGTCTCCACTCAGCTCCACCaccccatgtactttttcctcagCCATTTGGCTTTTGCTGACTTAGGTTTTTCATCCTCTGTCACACCAAATATGCTGATTAACTTCCTGGTGGAGAGAAACAGGATCTCCTACCTTGGCTGTGGCACCCAGCTTGGGTCCGTTGTTTTCTTTGGATCAACTGAGTGCTTTATTTTGGCTGCCATGGCCTATGATCGCTTTGTGGCCATCTGCAACCCACTGCTCTATTCAACCCAAATGTCCACACGAGTCTGTGTGCAGCTACTCGTGGTGTCTTACACAGGTGGTTTTCTCAATAGTTGCTCTTTCACTGCCTGCTTCTATTCTTTACTCTTCTGTGGACCAAGTGGGGTCAAtcattttttctgtgattttgctCCTTTAGTTGAGCTCTCCTGTTCTGATGTCAGTGTTCCTGCAGTCATCCCTTCATTGTCATCTGGCTTTGTCATTGTGTCCACTGTGATTGTCATAGCCATCTCCTACATCTACATCCTCATCACCATCCTGAAGATGCGCTCCACGGAGGGCCGTCacaaggccttctccacctgcacctcccacCTCACCGCAGTCACTCTGTACTATGGGACCATTACATTCATCTATGTGATGCCCAAATCCAGCTTCTCCACAGACCAAAACAAGGTGATATCTGTGCTCTATACTGTGGTGATTCCCATGTTGAACCCCCTCATCTACAGCCTCAGGAATAATGAGATGAAGGGAGCACTGAAGAGAGAGCTTGGCAGGAAAATATGTTCTTAG